Proteins from one Fragaria vesca subsp. vesca linkage group LG6, FraVesHawaii_1.0, whole genome shotgun sequence genomic window:
- the LOC101305790 gene encoding wall-associated receptor kinase-like 8-like, which yields MTMQTLVHQIIFIFLLCICHSSTTAARSALQMAVGDCQSNCGGVTIPYPFGIGPNQSCYYDEWFRIDCNKSTKGKPFLRLAKLEVLNISIKGTLRVNSPVTFFCEDYNSWPAVSNLRQSPFVYSQSDNIFTALSCDNLALVNSENFTAGGCRSACDQSLHYLNCDMGINCCQTSIPPYLTVISAYLLGRKATSCDKFAFLVEKDWFEKNAQSSTISHFTAAMKRKRKVPVALEWRINNNIRSFELLFNKFIVGVDQYQDDVIFGYYRSYNSVSYDNFSRWGHPSLPSCYTYTSPADNRSEIICSCSWGFEGNPYLGGFGENSYIGEYSCCNGNPKFGPVCFDKTI from the coding sequence ATGACGATGCAAACGCTAGTTCATCAAATAATATTCATTTTCCTGTTATGCATATGCCACTCAAGTACTACTGCTGCACGGTCTGCACTGCAGATGGCAGTGGGTGATTGCCAATCGAATTGTGGAGGTGTTACCATCCCGTACCCTTTCGGGATCGGACCTAATCAAAGTTGCTACTATGACGAATGGTTCCGAATCGACTGCAACAAGTCCACCAAGGGGAAGCCTTTCTTGAGGCTTGCCAAATTGGAGGTGCTGAATATTTCTATCAAGGGTACGCTTCGGGTGAACAGCCCCGTTACATTCTTCTGCGAGGATTATAATAGCTGGCCAGCTGTGTCGAATTTAAGGCAGAGCCCTTTCGTCTACTCTCAGAGTGACAATATATTCACTGCACTGAGTTGCGATAACCTTGCCTTGGTGAATTCCGAAAACTTCACCGCTGGCGGATGCAGGTCAGCGTGTGATCAAAGTTTGCACTACTTGAATTGCGATATGGGTATCAACTGTTGTCAGACTAGTATTCCTCCCTACCTCACTGTTATTTCTGCTTATTTACTTGGCCGAAAAGCTACAAGTTGCGATAAGTTTGCCTTCCTGGTTGAGAAAGATTGGTTCGAGAAAAACGCTCAATCATCAACCATTTCTCACTTCACGGCTGCCATGAAGAGGAAGCGCAAGGTTCCTGTGGCACTAGAGTGGCGCATAAACAACAACATTCGGTCATTTGAATTATTATTTAACAAGTTCATTGTTGGTGTTGATCAGTATCAAGATGATGTAATATTCGGTTATTACCGTAGTTATAACTCTGTTTCGTACGATAATTTCTCAAGGTGGGGGCACCCGTCGCTCCCGTCTTGCTATACATACACTTCTCCGGCGGACAATCGGTCGGAAATTATTTGTTCCTGCAGCTGGGGTTTCGAAGGGAATCCGTATCTCGGCGGTTTCGGAGAAAATTCATATATCGGCGAATATTCTTGTTGTAATGGTAATCCAAAATTTGGTCCTGTGTGTTTTGACAAAACTATATAG
- the LOC101291358 gene encoding peroxidase 55-like, with amino-acid sequence MEVWRGLLVLLGLYLMMIGMQGRRSEARLVENFYRSSCPNVQAIVKQAVSTKLSQTPITIPGTLRLFFHDCFIEGCDASIMIHSPNGDAEKDYSDNLSLAGDGFDTVVKAKQAVEAQCPGVVSCADILALAARDVVVLAGGPAFNVELGRRDGLVSKASRVPGNLPEPFFNLKQLNTMFAKHNLSQTDVIALSGAHTLGLSHCSRFANRLYSFSNASAVDPSLDPGYAKQLMSGCPRDVDNLVHLDPQTPDTFDNAYYQNLLAGKGLLTSDEVLFSDSASKPTVIDFAKNPGNFNGAFIAAMRKLGRVGVKTGNQGEIRKDCAAFNNDHGDS; translated from the exons ATGGAGGTATGGAGAGGCTTGTTGGTGCTTTTGGGTTTGTATTTGATGATGATTGGTATGCAGGGGAGGAGATCGGAAGCACGTTTAGTAGAAAACTTCTATCGCTCTAGTTGTCCAAATGTTCAGGCCATAGTGAAGCAGGCAGTCTCTACGAAACTCAGCCAAACCCCTATAACGATTCCGGGTACTCTGCGGCTGTTTTTCCATGATTGCTTTATTGAG GGATGCGACGCCTCGATAATGATTCATTCACCAAATGGGGATGCAGAGAAAGATTACTCGGATAATCTTTCTTTGGCTGGAGATGGTTTTGACACCGTAGTCAAGGCTAAGCAAGCAGTCGAAGCACAATGCCCCGGTGTTGTCTCTTGTGCTGACATCTTGGCACTTGCTGCCCGTGATGTTGTAGTCCTA GCCGGAGGCCCTGCATTTAACGTAGAATTGGGGCGTCGAGATGGACTGGTCTCGAAGGCCTCTCGGGTCCCTGGAAATTTGCCTGAACCGTTTTTTAATCTGAAGCAACTCAACACCATGTTTGCCAAGCATAACCTTTCCCAAACTGATGTTATTGCCCTGTCTGGAGCACATACACTAGGCCTTTCGCACTGCAGCCGTTTTGCAAACCGTTTGTACTCGTTTTCAAATGCCTCTGCCGTTGATCCTTCATTGGATCCCGGCTACGCGAAGCAGCTGATGTCAGGCTGCCCGCGAGATGTTGACAACCTAGTCCACCTAGACCCTCAAACTCCAGACACATTTGACAACGCATATTACCAGAACTTGCTTGCAGGGAAGGGTTTGTTGACTTCAGATGAGGTTCTGTTCTCTGACTCTGCTTCTAAGCCTACTGTCATTGATTTTGCTAAGAACCCAGGTAACTTCAATGGAGCCTTCATCGCTGCAATGAGGAAGCTTGGCAGGGTTGGTGTGAAGACCGGTAACCAAGGAGAGATAAGGAAAGACTGCGCCGCCTTCAATAATGATCACGGTGATAGCTAG
- the LOC101291649 gene encoding uncharacterized protein LOC101291649 yields the protein MEKLKSFFSNRWLVFVAAMWMQSWAGIGYLFGSISPVIKSSLNYNQRQIARLGVAKDLGDSVGFLAGTLCEVLPLWAALLIGALKNFVGYGWVWLIVTGRAPPLPLWAMCILIFVGTNGETYFNTAALVSCVQNFPKSRGPVVGILKGFAGLGGAIMTQIYAVIHSPDHASLIFMVAVGPAMVIIALMFIVRPVGGHKQVRPTDDMSFTFIYSVCLLLAAYLMGVMLVEDLVDLNHSVIIIFTVVLFFLLLVPFVIPISLSFFYPEPRISEEESLLSATQKQEAGKSEADANEVIFSEVEDEKPKDVDLLPALERQKRIAQLQTKLFQAAAEGAVRVKRRRGPRRGEDFTLTQALIKADFWLIFFSLLLGSGSGLTVIDNLGQMSQSLGYDNTHIFVSMISIWNFLGRVGGGYFSEIVVRDYAYPRPVAMAVAQLIMAVGHLFIAFGWPGAMHIATILIGLGYGAHWAIVPAAASELFGLKKFGALYNFLTLANPAGSLVFSGLIASSIYDREAEKQAHQPHPMHQIPGSIFQGILGQDAPKCHGVVCFFLTSVIMSVFCVIAFLLSMILVHRTRIVYTNLYGKSRSSGLS from the exons ATGGAGAAGTTGAAGTCGTTTTTCAGCAACAGATGGCTGGTTTTTGTGGCGGCAATGTGGATGCAATCCTGGGCTGGAATTGGGTACTTGTTTGGGAGCATATCACCAGTGATCAAGAGCTCCTTGAACTATAATCAGAGGCAGATTGCAAGGCTTGGTGTGGCTAAGGACCTTGGGGACAGTGTTGGGTTTTTGGCTGGGACTTTGTGTGAGGTTTTGCCTTTGTGGGCTGCTTTGCTTATTGGTGCTTTGAAGAACTTTGTAGGGTATGGCTGGGTTTGGCTTATTGTCACTGGTAGAGCTCCTCCTTTGCCTCTCTGGGCT ATGTGCATTCTTATATTTGTGGGAACAAATGGTGAAACCTACTTCAATACAGCTGCTCTTGTTTCTTGTGTACAAAACTTCCCAAAGAGTCGTGGTCCTGTGGTTGGAATTCTCAAGGGCTTTGCTGGGTTGGGTGGCGCAATTATGACTCAGATATATGCAGTAATCCATTCCCCAGATCATGCATCTCTGATTTTCATGGTTGCTGTTGGTCCAGCAATGGTCATCATCGCGTTAATGTTTATTGTCAGACCAGTTGGAGGTCACAAACAAGTCCGGCCAACTGATGACATGAGCTTCACATTTATCTACAGTGTGTGCTTACTGTTAGCTGCTTACTTAATGGGGGTCATGCTAGTTGAAGATCTAGTTGATTTGAACCACTCTGTGATCATCATTTTTACAGTGGTTTTGTTTTTCCTCCTCTTGGTTCCCTTTGTGATTCCTATTTCATTGAGTTTCTTCTACCCAGAACCAAGAATTTCAGAAGAGGAGTCACTCCTGTCTGCTACGCAGAAACAAGAAGCAGGCAAATCTGAAGCAGATGCTAATGAGGTGATTTTCAGTGAGGTGGAAGATGAGAAGCCTAAAGACGTAGACTTGCTTCCAGCACTGGAAAGGCAAAAACGAATTGCCCAATTGCAAACAAAACTATTCCAAGCAGCTGCAGAAGGAGCAGTCAGGGTGAAGAGGAGGAGGGGTCCACGTAGAGGGGAAGACTTCACCTTGACACAAGCTTTGATCAAAGCAGACTTCTGGCTTATTTTTTTCTCCCTTCTCTTGGGTTCTGGATCTGGTTTGACAGTGATTGATAACCTTGGTCAGATGAGCCAGTCTCTAGGATATGATAACACGCATATATTTGTGTCCATGATCAGCATTTGGAACTTTCTTGGTCGTGTCGGCGGTGGTTATTTCTCTGAGATTGTTGTGAG GGATTATGCTTATCCGAGACCAGTAGCAATGGCTGTGGCACAACTCATAATGGCAGTTGGGCACCTTTTCATTGCTTTTGGATGGCCTGGGGCAATGCACATTGCTACCATCTTGATTGGGCTAGGATATGGGGCTCATTGGGCAATTGTACCGGCAGCTGCCTCTGAATTGTTTGGCTTGAAAAAGTTTGGTGCTTTATACAATTTCCTCACACTAGCGAATCCTGCTGGTAGTTTAGTCTTCTCTGGTCTGATTGCTAGCAGTATATATGACCGTGAAGCAGAGAAGCAGGCTCATCAGCCTCATCCCATGCATCAGATTCCAGGATCAATTTTCCAAGGAATACTTGGACAGGATGCACCAAAGTGTCATGGTGTGGTATGCTTCTTCTTAACTTCGGTAATTATGTCCGTCTTCTGCGTTATTGCATTTCTTTTGAGCATGATTCTGGTACATCGGACTAGGATTGTATATACCAATCTGTATGGAAAGTCCCGTTCATCTGGGCTTTCATAA
- the LOC101306079 gene encoding uncharacterized protein LOC101306079, whose translation MSDWGPVFIAVVLFILLTPGLLIQIPGKSRFVEFGNFQTSGVSILVHSIIYFTLICIFLLAIGVHMYIVHGLGILILTSYSDVKFEALDLKEMADWGPVLIGVVLFILLQPGLLFSLPGNGKQVEFGSMKTNGKAIAVHTLIFFALYAILILAVHVHIYTG comes from the exons ATGTCGGATTGGGGGCCAGTTTTCATAGCAGTGGTGCTGTTCATACTTCTGACTCCAGGGTTGCTGATTCAGATACCTGGGAAAAGCCGGTTTGTCGAGTTTGGCAATTTTCAGACTAGTGGAGTGTCAATTCTGGTTCATTCCATCATCTACTTTACTCTCATCTGTATCTTCTTGTTGGCTATTGGAGTCCATATGTAT ATTGTTCATGGATTAGGAATATTGATTCTAACATCATATTCAGATGTCAAG TTTGAAGCTTTAGACTTGAAGGAAATGGCGGACTGGGGCCCAGTGCTGATTGGGGTTGTGCTGTTTATCCTGCTGCAACCGGGACTACTCTTCTCGTTGCCGGGAAACGGCAAGCAGGTGGAGTTTGGGAGCATGAAGACCAACGGCAAAGCCATAGCTGTACACACACTCATCTTTTTCGCGCTCTATGCCATTCTCATCTTGGCCGTACACGTCCACATCTACACCGGCTGA
- the LOC101291944 gene encoding uncharacterized protein LOC101291944, which produces MKDYAALLIASALFAFLSPGLVFQMPGKERPFAFMNMKTSVASMFLHTVIYGLLMILLLVVLDIHIYA; this is translated from the coding sequence ATGAAAGACTATGCTGCTCTACTGATAGCTTCAGCGCTGTTTGCATTTTTGTCACCAGGATTGGTGTTTCAAATGCCGGGGAAGGAGCGTCCCTTCGCTTTCATGAACATGAAGACGAGCGTTGCCTCCATGTTCTTGCATACTGTAATCTATGGTTTGCTCATGATTCTATTGCTTGTTGTTCTTGACATTCACATCTATGCTTAG
- the LOC101292234 gene encoding uncharacterized protein LOC101292234: MSADWGPVVVAVVLFILLSPGLLFQLPARTRVMEFGNMMTSGIAILVHAIIYFCILTILIIAIGIHVHIN, encoded by the coding sequence ATGAGTGCTGATTGGGGGCCGGTCGTTGTTGCAGTGGTCTTGTTCATTCTCTTGTCACCGGGGCTGCTATTCCAATTACCAGCAAGGACGAGGGTGATGGAGTTCGGAAACATGATGACAAGCGGGATTGCTATCCTGGTTCATGCCATCATATACTTCTGCATACTGACTATCTTGATCATTGCAATTGGTATTCATGTACATATCAACTAA
- the LOC101306369 gene encoding uncharacterized protein LOC101306369, with translation MADWGPVLIAVALFVLLTPGLLFQLPGKSRVVEFNNMQTSGVSILVHTIIYFGLITIFLIAIGVHIYTGGGD, from the coding sequence ATGGCAGATTGGGGTCCGGTGTTGATAGCGGTGGCGCTCTTCGTACTGTTAACTCCAGGGTTGCTGTTTCAGCTGCCCGGGAAGAGCCGAGTGGTGGAGTTCAACAACATGCAGACTAGCGGGGTTTCCATTTTGGTGCACACCATCATTTACTTTGGACTCATCACCATCTTTCTCATAGCTATTGGTGTTCACATCTACACTGGCGGCGGCGACTAG